A stretch of Campylobacter gracilis DNA encodes these proteins:
- the ccsA gene encoding cytochrome c biogenesis protein CcsA has protein sequence MSALKILKFFISYKFALCLLFILAAGAGVATFLESIYDTQTAKILVYEARWYECVMGAATLSLLGIIIKTKMWRRFGSFVLHAAFIIIFIGAALTRYFGTEGVLHVRAGESESEMVSVKPYLQIRTQDALFEHPLNLSQIGDNDFSFTQSINSKSFTVKFSSYKPAPKGEQGTLAVKAGFEGGSEQEAQLRGGAGWLGEPKILSFDGEEIMLSWGSKLIELPFAVKLLKFKLERYPGSQSPSSYASDVEILKEGKSAGEHEIYMNHPLNFDGFKLFQSSYDTDELGTVLELNRDPGKIPTYFGYFLLCVGFIGNLFTAGSRFKKLAKFIKNNAPAALLLIAPFFFGIELRAADENYLANLKANSRVHANGAFAELLVQDYMGRIKPLSTEASEIVNKISGTDSLYGLSAEQMILGMSLNPAFWRDQKIIKIKNDEIKKMLGLAPQERYASFNSVFDENGNYKLAHALDEANEKSASRRGVLDNELIKFDERLNIAYLTFRGVFFKFIPVPNDPQNAWLSPNDAFADYSIAPQIKGVLNDYLNGLQDGISDNDWAKADAALAELKNYQRVTSAAILPSVSRVKAEVFYNKASVFKKLVYFYMILGGVALILALLGALCGKSFALAQKILFAAFAICFAAHTLALALRWYVAAHVPWSDSYESMIYIGWSAALAGIIFFRKSLLTLSASCLLASIVMLVAHMSFVNPQITNLVPVLKSYWLSIHVSVITASYGFLGLSCLLGLLALVLMALKNSANCERLNAQIRYITAINEISLIVGLSMLTLGNFFGGVWANESWGRYWGWDSKETWSYVSIIVYAIVLHLKLIPKLGSIYVYCVSSTLAYSSIIMTYFGVNFYLTGMHSYAAGDAPQIPAPFYCIIAAIILIIALAFRGRDVKTI, from the coding sequence ATGAGCGCGCTAAAAATATTAAAATTTTTCATCTCTTACAAGTTCGCGCTCTGCCTCCTTTTTATCCTTGCCGCAGGTGCCGGCGTCGCAACCTTTTTAGAGAGCATTTACGATACGCAAACTGCTAAAATTTTAGTCTATGAGGCGCGCTGGTACGAGTGCGTCATGGGTGCGGCGACGCTGAGCCTGCTCGGCATTATAATTAAAACCAAAATGTGGCGCCGCTTTGGCTCCTTCGTCCTTCACGCTGCTTTTATCATCATCTTTATCGGCGCGGCGCTGACGCGCTATTTCGGCACTGAAGGCGTGCTGCACGTAAGGGCGGGCGAGAGCGAAAGCGAGATGGTAAGCGTCAAACCATACTTGCAAATCCGCACGCAAGACGCGCTGTTTGAGCATCCGCTAAATCTATCTCAGATCGGCGATAACGATTTTAGCTTCACGCAAAGTATAAATTCTAAAAGCTTCACCGTCAAATTTAGCTCCTACAAACCCGCGCCCAAAGGCGAGCAGGGCACGCTTGCGGTAAAAGCGGGCTTTGAGGGCGGAAGCGAGCAAGAAGCGCAGCTGCGCGGAGGCGCGGGCTGGCTCGGGGAACCTAAAATTTTAAGCTTTGACGGCGAGGAGATAATGCTAAGCTGGGGCTCGAAACTCATAGAGCTTCCGTTTGCGGTAAAGCTTTTGAAATTTAAGCTCGAGCGCTATCCGGGCTCGCAAAGCCCGTCATCCTACGCCAGCGACGTTGAAATTTTAAAAGAGGGCAAGAGCGCGGGGGAGCATGAAATTTATATGAATCATCCGCTAAACTTTGACGGTTTCAAGCTCTTTCAATCCTCCTACGACACCGACGAGCTAGGTACAGTGCTGGAGCTTAACCGCGATCCGGGTAAAATTCCTACCTATTTCGGCTATTTCTTGCTTTGCGTCGGATTTATCGGCAATCTTTTTACCGCCGGCAGCAGATTTAAAAAGCTCGCTAAATTTATCAAAAACAACGCGCCTGCCGCGCTTCTTTTGATCGCGCCGTTTTTTTTCGGCATTGAGCTTCGCGCCGCGGACGAAAACTATCTGGCAAATCTTAAAGCTAACTCGCGAGTTCATGCAAACGGCGCGTTCGCGGAGCTTTTGGTACAAGATTACATGGGCAGGATCAAGCCGCTTAGCACCGAAGCAAGCGAGATCGTAAATAAAATTTCAGGCACGGATTCGCTTTACGGCTTAAGCGCCGAGCAGATGATTCTAGGAATGAGCCTAAATCCCGCGTTCTGGCGCGATCAAAAGATCATCAAGATCAAAAACGACGAGATCAAAAAGATGCTGGGCTTGGCGCCGCAGGAGCGATATGCGAGCTTTAATTCGGTCTTTGATGAAAACGGCAACTACAAGCTCGCCCACGCCCTGGACGAGGCGAATGAAAAAAGCGCCTCGCGCCGCGGCGTGCTCGATAACGAGCTGATTAAATTCGACGAGCGGCTAAACATCGCGTATCTGACTTTCAGAGGGGTATTTTTTAAATTTATCCCCGTGCCGAACGACCCGCAAAACGCGTGGCTCTCGCCGAACGACGCCTTCGCGGATTATAGTATCGCTCCGCAGATCAAAGGCGTGCTAAACGACTATCTAAACGGCTTGCAAGACGGAATTTCGGATAATGATTGGGCTAAAGCGGACGCCGCGTTAGCGGAGCTGAAAAACTACCAAAGAGTCACCTCGGCGGCTATTCTTCCTAGCGTTAGCCGCGTCAAGGCCGAGGTGTTTTATAACAAAGCTTCGGTTTTCAAAAAGCTAGTTTATTTCTATATGATCCTAGGCGGCGTAGCTCTAATATTGGCGCTTTTGGGCGCGCTTTGCGGCAAGAGCTTCGCGCTCGCGCAAAAAATTTTATTTGCGGCCTTTGCGATATGTTTTGCCGCACATACCCTAGCGCTTGCGCTGCGCTGGTACGTCGCGGCTCACGTGCCGTGGAGCGATAGCTATGAGTCGATGATCTACATCGGCTGGTCGGCGGCGCTTGCGGGGATCATATTTTTTAGAAAGTCCCTACTTACGCTAAGCGCGAGCTGCTTACTAGCTAGCATCGTGATGCTCGTAGCGCATATGAGCTTCGTAAATCCGCAGATTACCAACCTCGTGCCGGTGCTAAAATCGTATTGGCTCAGCATCCACGTATCTGTTATCACGGCTAGCTACGGATTTTTAGGGCTTAGCTGTCTGCTCGGTCTTTTGGCTCTTGTTTTGATGGCTCTTAAAAACAGCGCCAATTGCGAGCGGCTCAATGCTCAGATCAGATATATAACGGCGATCAACGAGATCAGCCTCATCGTGGGGCTTTCGATGCTGACGCTCGGAAATTTCTTCGGCGGCGTGTGGGCGAATGAGAGCTGGGGGCGATACTGGGGCTGGGATAGCAAAGAGACCTGGTCGTATGTTTCGATCATCGTCTATGCGATCGTGCTGCATCTAAAGCTTATCCCGAAGCTCGGCTCGATCTACGTTTATTGCGTAAGCTCGACGCTCGCGTATAGCTCAATCATAATGACCTATTTCGGCGTAAATTTCTACCTCACCGGCATGCACTCTTATGCCGCGGGCGATGCGCCGCAGATACCCGCGCCGTTTTATTGTATAATAGCGGCGATAATTTTAATAATCGCTCTTGCTTTCAGGGGCAGGGACGTAAAAACGATATAA
- a CDS encoding FKBP-type peptidyl-prolyl cis-trans isomerase N-terminal domain-containing protein has product MQKRLKIFLPIVLASCALGANLTTQEQKESYSIGASTGSYVSNQLHSQAALGVKYDLDAVIEGFLDALKKQQKLKDEEIIALLNQRADKLNKIVETNSKAELDKNLKAGKEFMAKNAKNPDVKTTKSGLQYEILKLGMGEKPKPESVVVMNYKAYLTNGSVFDDTFASKIPAHLSMIGLIDGLREGLLLMNTGSKYKFTIPSNLAYGNVDVDRIPAGSVVIFEAELLKVLKPGELADAAKKLSESEAKSFHDANKTK; this is encoded by the coding sequence ATGCAAAAAAGACTAAAAATTTTCTTGCCTATCGTTTTGGCAAGCTGCGCGTTGGGCGCGAATTTAACTACGCAAGAACAAAAAGAATCTTATAGCATTGGAGCTTCTACCGGAAGCTATGTTTCAAACCAGCTGCATTCACAAGCCGCATTAGGCGTCAAATACGACTTAGATGCGGTAATAGAGGGGTTTTTGGACGCTCTTAAAAAGCAGCAGAAGCTAAAAGATGAGGAAATTATTGCGCTTTTGAATCAAAGAGCCGATAAGCTAAATAAGATCGTAGAAACAAATTCCAAAGCGGAGCTTGATAAAAATTTAAAAGCGGGCAAGGAATTTATGGCGAAAAATGCCAAAAATCCGGATGTTAAAACCACGAAATCCGGTCTTCAATATGAAATTCTAAAGCTAGGCATGGGCGAGAAGCCAAAGCCTGAGAGCGTAGTGGTGATGAACTACAAGGCGTATTTGACGAACGGCAGCGTATTTGACGATACTTTCGCATCTAAAATTCCGGCGCATCTTTCTATGATAGGCTTAATCGATGGATTGCGCGAGGGATTGCTTTTGATGAATACAGGCTCTAAATATAAATTTACAATCCCTAGTAATTTAGCCTATGGCAACGTGGACGTAGATAGAATTCCTGCGGGTTCTGTGGTAATTTTTGAAGCCGAACTACTAAAGGTTTTAAAGCCCGGCGAGCTTGCCGATGCGGCGAAAAAGCTTAGCGAGAGCGAGGCTAAAAGCTTTCACGACGCGAATAAAACAAAGTAG
- a CDS encoding tetratricopeptide repeat protein — protein sequence MKKFIIALILAAAANAGFISEGIQAQQSGDHKKLAEIYERACGLENKASGCYNLAVLYFEGTGNVEKNFEKAISLYEKACSAKFALACNNLGYIYESGNGADQNFTKAAAYYEKACKDNEGCTSLGLLYANGAGLAKDVAKAASLYEKACTYGDMMGCNNLGYLYLKGEGVQQSFAKAKIFYEKACGGDIGIGCNNLGYLYAFGQGVSQDYKQAKQQYEKACNLGHFDGCNNLAIMYAEGKGVKSDNAKAKELFKKSCDGGIKMGCENLEFLNSISK from the coding sequence TTGAAAAAATTTATAATAGCGCTGATTTTGGCTGCCGCGGCAAATGCGGGCTTTATCAGCGAGGGCATTCAGGCGCAGCAAAGCGGCGATCATAAAAAACTCGCAGAAATTTACGAGCGAGCGTGCGGTTTGGAAAATAAAGCTTCGGGATGCTATAATCTAGCCGTTTTGTATTTTGAGGGCACCGGCAACGTAGAGAAAAATTTCGAAAAAGCGATCAGCCTCTACGAGAAGGCGTGCAGCGCTAAATTTGCGCTTGCATGCAACAATCTAGGCTATATCTACGAAAGCGGCAACGGCGCGGATCAAAATTTTACCAAAGCCGCGGCTTATTACGAAAAAGCCTGCAAAGATAACGAAGGCTGCACCTCGCTCGGACTTTTATACGCAAACGGCGCGGGGCTCGCAAAGGATGTCGCCAAGGCGGCGAGCCTTTATGAGAAGGCCTGCACCTACGGCGATATGATGGGCTGCAACAACCTGGGCTATCTGTATCTAAAGGGCGAAGGCGTGCAGCAAAGCTTCGCAAAGGCTAAAATTTTTTACGAAAAAGCTTGCGGCGGCGACATCGGCATCGGCTGCAACAATTTAGGCTATCTATACGCCTTTGGGCAGGGGGTAAGCCAGGATTATAAGCAGGCAAAGCAGCAGTATGAGAAGGCGTGCAACCTCGGTCACTTCGACGGCTGCAATAACTTAGCCATAATGTATGCCGAAGGAAAAGGGGTGAAGTCCGATAACGCCAAAGCAAAAGAGCTTTTCAAAAAAAGCTGCGACGGCGGCATCAAGATGGGATGCGAGAATTTGGAATTTTTAAATTCGATTAGTAAGTAG
- a CDS encoding 4Fe-4S dicluster domain-containing protein produces MQKQRRNFIKSAALGSLGLGAIASSLLAQNSADKIAQDANASAKKQEPKKPHYGMIFDQNKCVGCTDCEIACKKVNLVPKGQMRLFIQDKTDPLNLKEKRYVRVSCQQCEDAPCVKVCPTKACHKDEKTGITTMNTDDCIACKYCIVACPYDVRFINHETKAAESCNFCLDTNLKDGHEPACIEACRYEAIVFGDLNDEGSHISKLLRVKDSLRMHPECGTKPSLRYIPAVKLGV; encoded by the coding sequence ATGCAAAAGCAAAGAAGAAATTTTATAAAATCCGCCGCACTCGGCTCTTTGGGGCTTGGCGCAATCGCCTCAAGCCTACTCGCACAAAACAGCGCGGATAAAATCGCGCAAGACGCAAATGCAAGCGCCAAAAAGCAAGAGCCGAAAAAGCCGCACTACGGCATGATCTTCGATCAGAACAAATGCGTCGGCTGTACCGACTGCGAGATCGCCTGTAAAAAGGTAAATTTGGTCCCAAAAGGCCAAATGAGGCTTTTTATCCAGGATAAAACCGATCCGCTAAATTTGAAAGAAAAGCGCTACGTTAGAGTATCTTGTCAGCAGTGCGAGGACGCGCCGTGCGTAAAAGTTTGCCCGACGAAAGCCTGCCACAAAGATGAAAAAACCGGCATCACGACGATGAACACCGATGATTGCATCGCCTGTAAATACTGCATCGTTGCCTGTCCTTACGACGTGCGCTTTATAAACCACGAAACCAAAGCCGCAGAGAGCTGCAACTTCTGCTTGGATACAAATTTAAAAGATGGCCATGAGCCTGCCTGCATCGAGGCGTGCAGATACGAGGCGATCGTGTTTGGCGATCTAAACGACGAAGGCTCGCACATCAGCAAGCTACTTCGCGTAAAAGATAGCCTACGAATGCATCCTGAGTGCGGCACGAAGCCGAGCCTGCGCTATATTCCTGCGGTAAAACTAGGGGTGTGA
- the nrfD gene encoding NrfD/PsrC family molybdoenzyme membrane anchor subunit, with amino-acid sequence MNGAINFTATFSHGVEWGWPIAVYLLLAGMSGGALIVAILVKFYKKQTASTPLFKAASLLSFVAILLGMVCLVADLERPLLFWKILINYNFTSVMSVGVAALCVYIPLTFVACLYAFEECLREFLTHNLSFLKGLFELAMKILNALRPLFLALTLVFAVAICAYTGFLISVLVRFPILNTAVLPALFVASGLSAGIAGSSLIAALFFKADPHGGDLKTLHAVEWPVLAMEILLIGMIFVSLITGSDVQKAASVAFSEGVYAQLFWLGVVGVGFCVPLVLNFALGKKIAHTAFAFYVSALASVVGVLLLRMFILYAGQTYDIIM; translated from the coding sequence ATGAACGGAGCTATAAATTTCACTGCGACCTTCTCGCACGGCGTTGAGTGGGGCTGGCCGATCGCGGTTTATCTTTTGCTAGCGGGTATGAGCGGCGGCGCCTTGATAGTCGCGATCCTCGTTAAATTTTACAAAAAACAGACTGCAAGTACGCCGCTGTTTAAGGCCGCGTCGCTGCTATCTTTCGTAGCGATCTTACTCGGTATGGTTTGTCTGGTAGCCGATTTAGAGCGACCACTACTTTTTTGGAAAATTTTGATTAACTATAACTTCACATCGGTTATGTCCGTGGGCGTGGCGGCGCTTTGCGTCTATATTCCGCTTACCTTCGTAGCCTGCCTTTATGCGTTTGAAGAGTGCCTTAGAGAGTTTTTGACGCATAATCTTAGCTTTTTAAAAGGGCTTTTCGAGCTTGCGATGAAAATTTTAAACGCGCTTCGTCCGCTGTTTCTTGCGCTTACGCTAGTTTTTGCGGTCGCGATCTGCGCCTATACGGGCTTTTTGATCTCGGTTTTAGTTAGATTTCCTATCCTTAATACCGCCGTTTTACCTGCGCTTTTCGTGGCGTCTGGCTTATCGGCGGGCATTGCGGGCTCAAGCCTAATAGCCGCGCTTTTCTTTAAAGCGGACCCGCACGGCGGCGATCTAAAAACCTTGCATGCCGTCGAGTGGCCGGTTTTGGCGATGGAAATTTTACTAATCGGCATGATTTTTGTTTCGCTCATCACGGGCAGCGACGTGCAAAAAGCCGCCAGCGTAGCCTTTAGCGAAGGCGTTTACGCTCAGCTGTTTTGGCTAGGCGTCGTGGGCGTAGGTTTTTGCGTACCGCTAGTTTTAAATTTTGCACTGGGCAAAAAGATCGCTCACACCGCGTTTGCGTTCTACGTTAGCGCGCTTGCCAGCGTGGTCGGAGTATTACTTCTTAGAATGTTTATACTATACGCAGGACAAACTTACGATATAATAATGTAA
- a CDS encoding nitrous oxide reductase accessory protein NosL: MILRSFLVSAALVALVCGASMDGANKPAKPMFQSVDPSKATLVGSGEGKEYCAVCGMSLVKFYKTNHVWNGKQVASLHCLYEITGGKIPSDAQVVDTKNLNLIDVNKTFYVVGSKVKGTMTRNSKYAFSTEADAKEFQAENGGEIVNFAKAYEIAGQDFAGDNKMIKANREGGVYAHGKEFYETNCAKTEAKNFKAISELKAHLKNVCDAKGASKEPEYDKHLQAAALYLWDAPANLGSSGKDTKAKKPEKIVVPEGAKCPVCGMLVGKNPNWAAMIEIQGGENLYFDGVKDLMKYYFQKGKGFDKIFVTDYYKLHKIDAKSAFFVLGSNVLGPMGDELIPFESESAAKTFAKDHGGKMLKFDEIKESVIEGL; encoded by the coding sequence ATGATTTTACGTTCGTTTTTAGTTTCGGCTGCGCTTGTTGCGCTCGTTTGCGGCGCCTCCATGGACGGGGCCAATAAACCGGCAAAGCCTATGTTTCAAAGCGTGGATCCTAGTAAGGCTACGCTTGTAGGAAGCGGCGAGGGCAAAGAATACTGCGCCGTTTGCGGAATGAGCCTGGTTAAATTTTATAAAACCAACCACGTTTGGAACGGCAAGCAAGTAGCTTCTCTGCACTGCTTGTACGAGATTACGGGCGGCAAAATTCCAAGCGATGCGCAGGTCGTCGATACGAAAAATCTAAATTTGATCGACGTAAATAAAACCTTTTACGTCGTGGGTAGCAAGGTCAAAGGCACGATGACGCGTAACAGCAAATACGCCTTCTCAACCGAAGCCGACGCGAAAGAATTCCAAGCCGAAAACGGCGGCGAGATAGTGAACTTTGCCAAAGCCTACGAGATTGCGGGACAGGACTTCGCGGGCGATAATAAGATGATTAAAGCCAACCGTGAGGGCGGCGTTTACGCGCACGGTAAGGAATTTTATGAGACAAACTGCGCTAAAACCGAAGCGAAAAACTTCAAAGCTATCTCCGAGCTTAAAGCTCATCTCAAAAATGTTTGCGACGCAAAAGGCGCGAGCAAGGAGCCTGAGTACGACAAACACCTGCAAGCCGCGGCGCTGTATCTATGGGATGCGCCGGCAAATTTAGGCAGTAGCGGTAAAGATACAAAAGCGAAAAAACCTGAAAAGATCGTCGTGCCCGAGGGCGCTAAATGCCCGGTCTGCGGTATGCTAGTGGGCAAAAACCCTAACTGGGCGGCGATGATAGAGATCCAAGGCGGCGAGAACCTGTATTTTGACGGCGTGAAAGATCTGATGAAGTACTACTTCCAAAAGGGCAAAGGCTTTGATAAAATTTTCGTAACCGACTACTACAAGCTACACAAGATCGACGCTAAAAGCGCCTTTTTCGTGCTCGGCTCCAACGTCTTAGGGCCGATGGGCGACGAGCTCATTCCATTTGAGAGCGAGAGCGCGGCTAAGACCTTCGCCAAAGATCACGGAGGCAAGATGCTTAAATTTGACGAAATCAAAGAGAGCGTAATAGAAGGGCTATGA